The following coding sequences lie in one Aspergillus puulaauensis MK2 DNA, chromosome 3, nearly complete sequence genomic window:
- a CDS encoding SDR family oxidoreductase (COG:M;~EggNog:ENOG410PGXW;~InterPro:IPR036291,IPR001509;~PFAM:PF04321,PF01073,PF01370;~go_function: GO:0003824 - catalytic activity [Evidence IEA]), producing MHILITGAAGFIGQLLAKELLNDPSYTLILTDINEPPVPAGVKYPQNARTITADLLKGADAIVEKSLDAVYAFHGIMSSGSEANFDLGMTVNVDATRNLLEALRATCPGVKVIYSSSQAVYGLPLPEVVDDTIIPTPQSSYGAEKIICETLINEYTRRGFIAGFTLRFPTISVRPGRPTAAASSFLSGMIREPLNGEECVIPVEDRSFKSWLCSPKTLVHNLILTLSLSANSVPLHIRQINVPGICVTVQEMMDALAKVGGGEKLVLLKEKEDPTLRPILDSWPTCFDNSQAISLGMKRDTSFEEAVRDYHLSVTQ from the coding sequence ATGCACATTCTCATTACAGGCGCTGCTGGCTTCATCGGCCAATTGCTTGCAAAAGAGCTTCTCAACGACCCTTCATATACACTCATCCTGACCGACATCAATGAACCACCAGTTCCGGCCGGGGTCAAATATCCCCAAAATGCACGCACCATAACGGCGGACCTTCTCAAGGGAGCTGATGCAATAGTGGAAAAGTCCTTGGATGCTGTTTACGCATTTCACGGCATCATGTCATCTGGGTCCGAAGCCAACTTCGATCTGGGCATGACTGTCAATGTCGATGCCACTCGCAATCTACTCGAAGCCCTTCGCGCAACTTGCCCTGGTGTCAAGGTGATATATTCTTCCAGCCAAGCCGTATATGGTCTACCACTTCCTGAAGTAGTGGATGATACAATTATCCCCACGCCTCAATCATCGTACGGTGCGGAAAAGATCATTTGCGAAACACTTATCAATGAATACACACGACGCGGCTTCATCGCAGGTTTTACTCTCCGATTTCCCACCATCTCCGTTCGACCTGGCCGTCCCACCGCTGCCGCTTCCTCATTTCTCTCCGGGATGATCCGCGAACCCCTCAACGGTGAGGAGTGCGTCATTCCGGTTGAAGATCGGTCCTTCAAGTCGTGGCTCTGTTCGCCTAAAACTCTCGTCCATAACCTGATACTCACCCTTTCATTATCCGCCAATTCTGTGCCACTTCATATTCGCCAAATCAATGTACCAGGGATTTGTGTCACCGTGCAAGAGATGATGGATGCATTGGCAAaggtgggaggaggagaaaaaCTGGTCCTactaaaagaaaaggaggaccCTACACTCAGACCAATTCTAGACTCATGGCCGACATGTTTTGATAATTCACAGGCAATCTCTTTGGGAATGAAGCGTGACACCTCGTTTGAGGAGGCAGTCAGGGATTACCATCTTTCTGTCACCCAATGA
- the MUS81 gene encoding crossover junction endonuclease MUS81 (COG:L;~EggNog:ENOG410PIJ7;~InterPro:IPR027421,IPR011335,IPR006166,IPR036388;~PFAM:PF02732;~go_function: GO:0003677 - DNA binding [Evidence IEA];~go_function: GO:0004518 - nuclease activity [Evidence IEA]) has translation MNDSDCANPLLLGWIKEILDQARERNSKGTTVYKKAYESMKACPLVFQHPSEAQQLNGLGPKLCDRLTGKLRDYCDANGLPMPEHPRAVATSKRKSSDGITESQPAKKTRKPKTYAPALRSGPYALLLALGGLDENSNQSMTKAQLVEEAQPLCDNSFTVPPDPTKHFTAWNSMKTLIQKELVYTQGHPLKRYCLTEEGWEVAKAIKKTAKGSNQNTLQFDVNPTANNSGDAQRENIANRRDFENLAGRELQSTTGNILDEDITDDSTATPIAIPPDSFTVELILDTREVRTSKDRDYISNELIKKGITPEVRALEVGDTMWVAKFRDPTFLSKYGEEGSEIMLDWIVERKRLDDLIASIKDGRFHEQKFRLRRSGIKNVIYLIEEFTVIHEGNAAMAAKYNDMVASAVAQTQVVNGYFVKRTKNLDDTIRYLARMTFLLRNMYSADSPSPSSSPSQPQHRSPATPSHTLSLLPTRHFSPSKSYTEAVADLRAQNPNVTYGLTFPTFCAIASKSEALTLRDIFLKMLMCTKGVSGDKALEIQRQWPTPQTFVRAFEALDPKDRETMVSDRMTHLMVGRKKIAKILSKKIAEVWGEV, from the exons ATGAACGACTCCGATTGTGCAAATCCCCTGCTCCTGGGATGGATCAAAGAAATTTTGGACCAGGCTCGGGAGCGTAATAGTAAGGGAACTACAGT GTACAAAAAGGCATACGAGTCGATGAAGGCGTGCCCTTTGGTCTTCCAGCACCCTTCCGAAGCTCAACAGCTCAATGGACTTGGTCCTAAGCTGTGTGATCGTCTCACAGGTAAACTAAGGGATTACTGTGATGCAAACGGCCTACCCATGCCTGAGCACCCACGTGCCG TGGCAACAAGCAAAAGAAAGTCCTCTGATGGCATCACCGAAAGCCAACCAGCAAAGAAGACCCGGAAGCCGAAGACCTATGCGCCCGCTTTACGATCTGGTCCTTATGCCTTGCTCCTTGCCCTCGGTGGTCTCGATGAGAATTCCAATCAGAGCATGACCAAGGCACAGttggttgaagaagctcaaccGCTTTGTGATAACTCTTTCACTGTGCCTCCTGATCCGACTAAACATTTCACTGCATGGAACTCCATGAAAACTCTAATCCAGAAGGAGCTTGTTTACACTCAAGGGCATCCATTGAAGAGATATTGTCTAACTGAGGAGGGATGGGAGGTTGCCAAAGCCATCAAGAAGACGGCCAAGGGATCAAACCAAAACACACTACAATTTGATGTGAATCCAACCGCAAATAACAGTGGTGATGCCCAAAGAGAAAATATTGCAAATCGCAGAGATTTCGAGAACCTGGCTGGCCGAGAGCTCCAAAGCACGACGGGGAATATcttggatgaagatatcaCAGATGACTCAACAGCCACACCAATCGCTATCCCACCTGACAGTTTCACTGTCGAATTGATACTTGACACTCGAGAGGTCCGGACATCCAAAGACAGGGACTACATCTCCAATGAGCTGATCAAGAAAGGCATTACCCCCGAAGTCCGCGCTCTTGAAGTTGGAGACACAATGTGGGTAGCGAAGTTTCGCGACCCGACATTCCTCTCGAAGTacggcgaggaaggcagTGAGATAATGCTTGATTGGATAGTCGAGCGTAAACGCCTAGACGATCTAATTGCCTCTATCAAAGATGGCAGATTTCATGAACAAAAATTCCGTCTCCGCCGATCTGGTATCAAAAACGTCATCTATCTCATTGAGGAGTTCACTGTCATTCATGAGGGTAATGCCGCAATGGCAGCGAAATACAACGATATGGTAGCATCGGCTGTTGCTCAAACACAAGTCGTGAATGGCTACTTTGTCAAACGAACAAAGAACCTCGACGACACTATCCGCTACCTCGCACGCATGACATTCCTTCTCCGCAATATGTACAGCGCCGACTCTCCGtcaccatcctcctccccatcccaaccccaacaccggTCCCCAGCAACACCGTCCCACACgctctctctccttccaACCCGTCATTTCTCCCCATCAAAATCCTACACTGAGGCTGTCGCTGACCTCCGCGCCCAAAATCCCAATGTAACATATGGCTTGACATTTCCCACATTTTGCGCCATTGCATCAAAATCTGAAGCCCTGACACTCCGTGACATATTCCTCAAGATGCTCATGTGTACCAAGGGTGTCAGCGGTGACAAGGCACTAGAGATCCAGCGCCAATGGCCGACTCCTCAGACTTTTGTTCGGGCCTTTGAGGCGCTTGACCCGAAAGATAGAGAGACGATGGTTTCTGATCGCATGACACATTTGATggtgggaagaaagaagatagCGAAGATCTTGAGTAAGAAGATAGCAGAGGTTTGGGGCGAGGTGTGA
- a CDS encoding putative copper resistance-associated P-type ATPase (COG:P;~EggNog:ENOG410Q1HB;~InterPro:IPR018303,IPR023298,IPR023299,IPR008250, IPR036412,IPR001757,IPR023214,IPR006121,IPR027256, IPR036163,IPR017969;~PFAM:PF00403,PF00702,PF00122;~TransMembrane:8 (i431-456o480-500i521-548o560-577i721-744o764-792i1140-1162o1186-1208i);~go_component: GO:0016021 - integral component of membrane [Evidence IEA];~go_function: GO:0000166 - nucleotide binding [Evidence IEA];~go_function: GO:0019829 - ATPase-coupled cation transmembrane transporter activity [Evidence IEA];~go_function: GO:0046872 - metal ion binding [Evidence IEA];~go_process: GO:0006812 - cation transport [Evidence IEA];~go_process: GO:0030001 - metal ion transport [Evidence IEA]) gives MAQTIKRSGSRSTFFVSNVHCSSCVAYINQVLSGITGILDVDVSIFTHEVFVVHTPETSPSSIARILAHAAFEVHHVTTRDPTGVVLSDFDIESRLSRNSTLFTTSPSLTSWKDKGKHLANCDACRNEELEQSVARLDEKSQHLLGPQDLETGGESVLRLEPSAEQIRKFHARISIVGMSCASCSNSITNEIRQLDFIDDITVTLLSNSATVVYQGPRSKVDEIIAHIEDIGFEASLDEVNPIDAETPQKQSRRYIAEIAIGGMTCGSCSGTITQSLNGLPFVVDAVVNLISHSAQVELDNQDHAPLIVEKIEDLGYDALLVSILPKAAERETVAERRTVSFRIEGMFCHHCPDKVYNLMKEMPDVEFDDTLSVKNPILKITYTPNSPLLTVRSIRQKIESAHNAFKSTVYRPPSVEDRSREMQRRERSRLLSRFLFVLAVAIPEFIIGIVFMSLVSAENHVRRYLEQPMWSGSVSRMEWALFIMTTPVMFYGTDVFHVRAAKEIISLWRPGSRVPFLRRFYRFGSMNLLISAGTLVAYVSSLAILIMDAMTENKSDMHSSNYFDTVVFLTLFILAGRYMEAYSKGRAGDAVASLGKLRPSEALLVMNNSNLSDPDQVQRVNIDLLEVGDVVRVPHGASPPADGRVTGTGSYQFDESSLTGESRPVNKSAGDQVYTGSVNVGQPVEFKITAIGGSSMLDQIIAVVREGQSKRAPLERVADMLVAHFVPVITLIAVLTFVIWVSLGVSGTLPADYLDVNRGGWPFWSLEFAIAVFVVACPCGLALAAPTALFVGGGLAARYGILVKGGGEAFQEASRLNAIVFDKTGTLTEGGSLRVSDHEALITDPSQLQVAWAVARKLEESSNHPIARAIADFCETQPAVSIASAEIEEKLGQGMQGRFSVSISDSSDKTETTRRFEASIGNQRLYQSLSSPDQDHYYLFNILSKYQATGRSTAVLSLREINATENDTQSRAGTYFFPAIVFAISDTIRPDAEMVVSKLKQRKINVFMCTGDNETTAHAVADMIGIPRTNVLANTLPAGKADFVRQVQTGQYPAPEESLTSSYQNKGMTSRSRPIVAFVGDGVNDSPALTAADVSIAMASGSDVAINSASFILLNSELDTILQLALLSRRVINRIKMNFGWAVIYNLCLVPVAAGVFYPIVSGHKMKMVGDEMVMVDSHWRLSPVWAALAMALSSISVVCSSLALAIEKRSFVRIWEWLTAKLERGN, from the coding sequence ATGGCGCAAACCATTAAGAGATCAGGAAGCCGCAGTACATTCTTCGTTAGTAATGTGCACTGCTCTTCCTGCGTCGCCTATATCAACCAGGTTTTGTCGGGTATCACTGGCATACTAGATGTCGACGTCTCTATTTTCACCCACGAGGTGTTTGTCGTCCATACACCGGAAACAAGCCCCTCCTCCATAGCTCGGATCTTAGCTCATGCCGCATTTGAAGTACACCATGTCACGACTAGAGATCCAACAGGCGTTGTTCTCTCCGACTTTGATATAGAATCACGGTTGTCTCGCAACTCGACCCTTTTCACCACCAGCCCCTCGCTCACAAGCTGGAAAGACAAGGGAAAGCACCTCGCCAACTGCGATGCCTGCAGGAATGAAGAACTGGAACAGTCCGTTGCGCGACTGGATGAGAAATCTCAACATCTCCTAGGCCCTCAAGATTTAGAAACTGGGGGTGAGTCGGTACTGAGGTTAGAACCCTCAGCAGAGCAGATAAGGAAGTTCCACGCTCGCATAAGCATCGTGGGAATGAGCTGTGCCTCATGCTCTAATTCCATCACAAACGAAATCCGCCAACTTGACTTCATCGATGATATAACCGTCACTCTTCTTTCGAACAGTGCAACTGTGGTCTACCAGGGGCCCCGGTCGAAGGTTGACGAGATAATCGCGCATATTGAAGATATCGGATTTGAAGCCTCGCTGGACGAAGTCAATCCTATCGACGCCGAGACGCCGCAGAAACAAAGCCGAAGATACATTGCAGAAATTGCAATTGGTGGTATGACATGCGGCTCTTGCTCCGGAACTATTACTCAAAGCTTAAATGGGTTACCATTCGTGGTTGATGCCGTGGTGAACCTGATATCTCACAGTGCTCAAGTCGAACTGGATAATCAGGATCATGCGCCCTTGATCGTCGAAAAAATTGAAGACTTGGGATACGATGCCTTACTGGTCAGCATACTTCCAAAGGCCGCTGAGCGTGAGACTGTGGCGGAAAGAAGGACGGTATCTTTCCGTATCGAGGGCATGTTCTGCCATCACTGCCCTGACAAAGTCTACAATTTGATGAAGGAGATGCCTGACGTTGAATTCGATGACACGCTATCCGTTAAAAATCCGATTCTGAAGATAACTTACACCCCCAATTCTCCCTTACTCACAGTGAGGTCCATACGCCAGAAGATTGAGAGCGCCCACAATGCATTCAAGTCGACTGTTTATCGGCCTCCGAGTGTCGAGGATAGATCTCGAGAAATGCAGCGCCGGGAAAGAAGTCGTTTGCTGTCTCGCTTTCTGTTTGTTTTGGCAGTGGCTATTCCTGAATTCATAATTGGAATCGTCTTCATGAGCCTTGTTTCGGCTGAAAACCATGTCCGACGATATCTAGAACAGCCAATGTGGTCGGGTAGCGTGTCCCGCATGGAATGGGCTCTCTTCATCATGACTACGCCGGTCATGTTCTACGGAACAGATGTCTTCCACGTGCGTGCGGCGAAGGAGATAATCTCTTTGTGGCGTCCTGGAAGCCGCGTGCCCTTCCTTCGAAGATTCTATCGGTTCGGCAGCATGAATCTCTTAATCTCTGCGGGAACATTGGTAGCCTATGTTTCCTCATTggctatcctcatcatggATGCCATGACTGAAAATAAGTCTGATATGCATAGCTCGAACTATTTCGACACCGTCGTCTTTTTGACCTTGTTCATTCTTGCCGGCCGATATATGGAGGCATATAGCAAGGGCAGGGCCGGTGATGCAGTTGCATCCCTTGGGAAATTGCGCCCGTCCGAGGCTTTGCTTGTGATGAACAACTCCAACCTATCCGACCCGGATCAGGTCCAGAGAGTCAATATCGACTTGCTGGAGGTTGGCGACGTGGTCCGAGTTCCGCATGGTGCCTCGCCCCCGGCGGATGGTAGAGTTACAGGAACGGGATCATATCAATTTGATGAAAGTTCACTGACGGGAGAATCAAGGCCGGTGAACAAATCCGCTGGAGATCAGGTTTATACTGGGTCTGTGAACGTCGGACAACCGGTCGAGTTCAAGATCACTGCCATCGGCGGGTCATCGATGCTCGATCAAATCATTGCCGTGGTGCGAGAAGGTCAGAGTAAACGCGCCCCGCTTGAACGTGTAGCAGATATGCTCGTTGCTCACTTCGTACCTGTCATTACGCTCATTGCTGTTCTGACGTTCGTGATTTGGGTTTCTCTTGGCGTCTCTGGAACGTTGCCGGCGGACTATCTTGACGTGAACCGTGGCGGTTGGCCTTTTTGGAGTCTTGAATTTGCCATTGCTGTATTTGTTGTCGCATGTCCCTGTGGTCTTGCACTTGCTGCTCCAACAGCGCTGTTTgttggaggagggctggCTGCACGATATGGTATCCTGGTCAAAGGTGGAGGTGAAGCCTTCCAAGAGGCAAGTCGCCTTAACGCAATTGTCTTCGACAAAACTGGCACTCTGACGGAAGGAGGGAGTCTTCGGGTGTCTGATCATGAAGCGTTAATCACCGACCCCAGTCAACTGCAGGTTGCCTGGGCCGTTGCACGAAAGCTGGAAGAAAGCAGCAACCACCCAATTGCCCGTGCCATAGCCGATTTTTGTGAAACGCAGCCCGCAGTTTCGATTGCCAGTGCCGAGATAGAAGAAAAGTTGGGGCAGGGAATGCAAGGAAGATTTAGCGTATCGATCTCAGATTCGAGTGATAAAACGGAGACAACCCGCCGATTCGAAGCCTCCATCGGCAACCAGCGTCTATACCAAAGCCTTTCTTCCCCCGACCAGGACCACTACTACCTCTTTAACATCCTTTCCAAGTACCAGGCAACTGGCAGGTCAACCGCCGTTCTATCCCTGCGAGAGATAAACGCAACCGAAAATGATACCCAATCTCGAGCGGGAACCTACTTCTTCCCTGCCATCGTCTTCGCAATCTCCGATACAATTCGACCGGACGCAGAAATGGTTGTTTCGAAGTTAAAACAACGCAAGATAAATGTGTTCATGTGCACAGGCGATAACGAGACCACTGCCCATGCTGTTGCCGACATGATAGGAATTCCTCGAACCAACGTGCTTGCCAACACTCTGCCAGCTGGGAAAGCGGATTTCGTCCGTCAAGTACAAACTGGACAATATCCTGCACCAGAGGAGAGCCTCACAAGCTCATACCAGAATAAAGGCATGACATCCCGCTCCCGACCAATTGTCGCTTTCGTGGGCGATGGAGTGAACGACTCGCCAGCCCTCACTGCGGCCGATGTGAGCATTGCCATGGCTTCGGGGTCCGATGTAGCCATTAACTCAGCAAGCTTCATCCTCCTAAACTCGGAGCTCGACACGATTCTCCAACTCGCCTTGCTCAGCCGTCGTGTGATCAATCGCATTAAGATGAACTTTGGATGGGCGGTTATCTATAACCTCTGCCTTGTGCCTGTTGCAGCAGGAGTCTTCTATCCCATCGTTAGTGGACacaagatgaagatggtcgGAGACGAGATGGTTATGGTCGACTCGCACTGGCGACTGAGCCCTGTCTGGGCGGCGCTCGCGATGGCTCTGAGCAGTATTTCGGTGGTCTGCAGTAGTTTGGCGTTGGCGATTGAGAAGAGATCCTTTGTTAGGATTTGGGAATGGTTGACGGCTAAGTTGGAACGTGGGAATTAA